One Pseudomonas abieticivorans genomic region harbors:
- the ycaC gene encoding isochorismate family cysteine hydrolase YcaC: MSQVDGYKRLNKDDAVVLLVDHQTGLISLVQDFTPNEFKNNVLALADCAKFFNLPTILTTSFENGPNGPLVPELKEMFPDAPYIPRPGQINAWDNEDFVKAIKATGRKQLIIAGVVTDVCVAFPTLCALAEGFDVFVVTDASGTFNTTVQQAAWARMSAAGAQLMNWFAVACELHRDWRNDIEGLGNLLSQRIPNYRNLMNSYTALTAK, translated from the coding sequence ATGAGCCAAGTAGACGGTTACAAACGCCTGAACAAAGACGATGCCGTGGTGTTGCTGGTCGACCACCAGACCGGTTTGATCTCGCTGGTTCAGGATTTCACCCCCAACGAGTTCAAGAACAACGTGTTGGCCTTGGCCGACTGCGCCAAGTTCTTCAACCTGCCGACCATCCTCACCACCAGTTTTGAAAACGGCCCCAACGGCCCGCTGGTGCCCGAGCTCAAGGAAATGTTCCCGGACGCCCCCTACATCCCGCGCCCAGGGCAGATCAACGCCTGGGACAACGAAGATTTCGTCAAGGCCATCAAGGCCACCGGCCGCAAGCAATTGATCATCGCAGGCGTGGTGACCGACGTGTGCGTGGCGTTCCCCACCCTGTGCGCCTTGGCCGAAGGCTTTGATGTGTTCGTGGTCACCGACGCCTCCGGCACCTTCAACACCACCGTGCAACAGGCGGCCTGGGCACGCATGAGCGCGGCTGGCGCGCAACTGATGAACTGGTTCGCGGTGGCCTGCGAGCTGCACCGCGACTGGCGCAACGACATCGAAGGGCTGGGTAACCTGCTGTCGCAGCGTATTCCCAACTACCGCAATCTGATGAACAGCTACACCGCGCTGACAGCCAAGTAA
- a CDS encoding amidohydrolase: MNADLILFNGQFHTVDREKPKASAVAIKDGRFIAVGTDAHAMAYRDTGTQVIDLKGRTVIPGLNDSHLHLIRGGLNYNLELRWEGVPSLADALRMLKDQADRTPTPQWVRVVGGWNEFQFAEKRMPTLQELNAAAPDTPVFVLHLYDRALLNRAALRVAGYTRDTPNPPGGEIVRDSNGDPTGMLVARPNAMILYATLAKGPKLPLEYQVNSTRQFMRELNRLGLTSVIDAGGGFQNYPDDYQVIEQLAKAQQLTVRIAYNLFTQKPKEELADFKNWTHSVTLHQGDDFLRHNGAGEMLVFSAADFEDFLEPRPDLPHTMEQELEPVVRHLVEHRWPFRLHATYDESISRMLDVFEKVNRDVPFNGLPWFFDHCETITPKNIERVRALNGGIAIQDRMAFQGEYFVDRYGAKAAEATPPIKRMLAEGVPVGAGSDATRVSSYNPWTSLYWMVSGKTVGGLALHPEGLSREVALELYTHGSAWFSSEQGKKGQVKVGQLADVVALSADYFTVDEEAIKWIESVLTVVNGQVVYADGDFQALSPPQVPVLPDWSPVVKVSGHWRASQPLQAQVHQCSGPCGVHAHTHERARLSNVPVSDFQGFWGAFGCSCFAF, from the coding sequence ATGAACGCCGATCTGATTCTTTTCAATGGACAATTCCATACCGTTGACCGTGAAAAGCCCAAGGCCAGCGCCGTGGCGATCAAGGACGGCAGGTTCATCGCCGTGGGCACCGATGCCCACGCCATGGCTTACCGCGACACCGGCACCCAGGTCATTGACCTCAAGGGCCGCACGGTCATCCCCGGGCTTAACGACTCCCACCTGCACCTGATCCGCGGTGGCTTGAACTACAACCTGGAACTGCGCTGGGAAGGCGTGCCGTCGCTGGCCGACGCCCTGCGCATGCTCAAGGACCAGGCCGACCGCACCCCCACGCCGCAATGGGTGCGGGTGGTGGGCGGCTGGAATGAATTCCAGTTCGCCGAAAAACGCATGCCCACCCTGCAAGAATTGAACGCCGCGGCCCCCGACACGCCGGTATTCGTGCTGCACCTGTACGACCGCGCCTTGCTCAACCGCGCCGCCCTGCGCGTGGCCGGCTACACCCGCGACACACCCAACCCGCCAGGCGGCGAGATCGTGCGCGACAGCAACGGCGACCCCACCGGCATGCTGGTGGCGCGGCCCAACGCGATGATCCTCTACGCCACCCTGGCCAAGGGCCCCAAGCTGCCGCTGGAATACCAGGTAAACTCCACGCGCCAGTTCATGCGCGAACTCAATCGCCTGGGCCTGACCAGCGTGATCGACGCCGGCGGCGGTTTCCAGAATTACCCGGACGACTATCAAGTGATCGAGCAGTTGGCCAAGGCGCAACAGCTCACCGTGCGCATCGCCTACAACCTGTTCACCCAAAAACCCAAGGAAGAGCTGGCAGACTTCAAGAACTGGACCCACAGCGTCACCCTGCATCAGGGCGATGACTTTCTGCGCCACAACGGCGCCGGCGAGATGCTGGTGTTCTCGGCGGCCGACTTCGAGGACTTCCTGGAGCCTCGTCCAGACTTGCCACACACCATGGAGCAGGAACTGGAACCGGTGGTGCGCCACCTGGTCGAGCATCGTTGGCCATTCCGCTTGCACGCCACCTACGACGAATCGATCAGCCGCATGCTCGACGTGTTCGAGAAGGTCAACCGCGACGTGCCGTTCAACGGCCTGCCGTGGTTCTTCGACCACTGCGAAACCATCACGCCGAAAAACATCGAGCGGGTGAGGGCGCTCAACGGTGGCATCGCCATCCAGGACCGAATGGCCTTCCAGGGCGAATACTTTGTCGACCGCTACGGCGCCAAGGCGGCCGAGGCCACGCCACCGATCAAGCGCATGCTGGCCGAGGGCGTACCGGTGGGCGCCGGCTCCGACGCCACCCGGGTGTCCAGCTACAATCCCTGGACCTCGTTGTATTGGATGGTCAGCGGCAAGACGGTGGGCGGCCTGGCGCTGCACCCCGAAGGTCTGTCGCGCGAGGTGGCGCTGGAGTTGTACACCCATGGCAGTGCCTGGTTCTCGTCCGAACAAGGCAAGAAGGGCCAGGTCAAGGTGGGCCAACTGGCCGACGTGGTGGCCTTGAGCGCGGACTATTTCACGGTCGATGAAGAAGCGATCAAGTGGATCGAGTCGGTATTGACCGTGGTAAACGGTCAGGTCGTGTATGCCGACGGCGATTTCCAAGCGCTGTCGCCGCCCCAGGTACCGGTGCTGCCGGACTGGTCGCCGGTGGTCAAGGTGTCCGGGCATTGGCGGGCCAGCCAACCCCTGCAAGCGCAAGTGCACCAGTGCAGCGGGCCATGCGGCGTACATGCCCACACCCATGAACGGGCGCGCCTGTCGAATGTGCCAGTCAGTGATTTCCAAGGCTTTTGGGGCGCCTTCGGGTGCTCGTGTTTTGCCTTTTGA
- a CDS encoding DoxX family protein: protein MSPDNACHVDNTAQSVALLWLRLGASVLLLWVHGLPKLANYTRQLQLIEDPFHLGAAPTLCLAIFAEVLCPLLIIAGVFTRLACLPILAVLLIALIFVHPQWSVAEGQFAWLLLLLFTTILIAGPGPFALGIRLPGPLRFA from the coding sequence ATGAGCCCCGATAACGCCTGCCATGTCGACAACACCGCCCAAAGCGTTGCCCTGCTGTGGCTGCGCCTCGGCGCCTCGGTGTTGCTGTTGTGGGTGCATGGCCTGCCTAAGCTTGCGAACTACACCCGCCAGTTGCAGCTCATCGAAGACCCGTTCCACCTCGGCGCCGCGCCCACCCTGTGCCTGGCGATTTTCGCCGAGGTGCTGTGCCCGCTATTGATCATCGCCGGGGTGTTCACCCGGTTGGCCTGCTTGCCCATCCTCGCGGTGCTGTTGATTGCCCTGATCTTCGTGCACCCGCAGTGGAGTGTGGCCGAGGGTCAATTCGCCTGGCTGTTGTTGCTGCTGTTCACCACGATTTTGATCGCAGGCCCCGGGCCGTTCGCCCTGGGCATACGGCTGCCTGGGCCCCTGCGGTTTGCCTGA
- a CDS encoding LysR family transcriptional regulator — translation MNRNDLRRVDMNLLVIFEALMFERNLTRVAEKHFMGQPAVSAALARLRDLFDDPLLIRNGRNMDPTPRALAILGELQPALDTISGAVSRAKDFDPANACDTFRIGLSDDAEFGLFPPLLNALREEAPGIIIVVRRTNYLLMPAMLASGEISVGVSYTTELPANAKRKKLRDIGVKVLRGDSRPGPMSLDEYCERPHAMVSFSGDLSGNIDLDLARVGRTRRVVLGVPQFSGLRSLLKGTDLIATVPDYAACALVDDGGLRAEEPPVPIVPAELSMVWSGVHDNDPAERWLRSHIGCFMSQALPLA, via the coding sequence ATGAACCGCAATGACCTGCGCCGCGTGGACATGAACCTGCTGGTGATTTTCGAGGCGCTGATGTTCGAGCGCAACCTGACCCGCGTCGCCGAAAAGCATTTCATGGGCCAGCCCGCCGTCAGCGCCGCATTGGCGCGCTTGCGTGACCTGTTCGATGACCCGCTGCTGATTCGCAACGGCCGCAACATGGACCCCACGCCCCGCGCCCTGGCAATCCTGGGCGAACTGCAACCGGCGTTGGACACCATCTCTGGCGCCGTCAGCCGGGCCAAGGACTTCGACCCCGCCAATGCCTGCGACACCTTCCGCATCGGCCTGTCGGACGATGCCGAGTTCGGCCTGTTCCCACCGCTGTTGAACGCACTGCGCGAAGAAGCGCCCGGCATCATCATCGTGGTGCGCCGCACCAATTACCTGCTGATGCCGGCGATGCTGGCCTCGGGCGAAATCTCGGTGGGGGTCAGCTACACCACTGAGCTGCCGGCCAACGCCAAGCGCAAGAAGCTGCGCGACATCGGCGTCAAGGTGCTGCGCGGCGATTCGCGCCCAGGCCCCATGAGCCTGGATGAATACTGCGAGCGCCCCCACGCGATGGTCTCGTTCTCCGGTGACCTGAGCGGCAACATCGACCTGGACCTGGCGCGCGTCGGCCGCACGCGCCGGGTGGTGCTGGGCGTGCCGCAATTCAGCGGGCTGCGCTCGTTGCTCAAGGGCACCGACCTGATCGCCACGGTGCCCGATTACGCCGCCTGCGCCCTGGTGGACGACGGCGGCCTGCGTGCCGAAGAGCCACCGGTGCCGATCGTGCCGGCGGAGCTGTCGATGGTGTGGAGCGGGGTGCACGACAACGACCCGGCCGAGCGCTGGTTGCGTTCGCACATCGGTTGCTTCATGTCGCAAGCCTTGCCGCTGGCCTGA
- a CDS encoding helix-turn-helix domain-containing protein, which yields MNALTHPATLTLDTAAFELVRALSCALANAETCGQQALYHASQALCVHLLAHVGEPPMATPQRVALSPWQERLAKQTMLEHLGNGLSIAQVARTCSLSRSHFSRAFKQTTGLAPRDWLVQARLDKAKALLSESTASLSQISLDCGFADQSHFTRVFARATGKTPFTWRRSA from the coding sequence ATGAACGCCTTGACCCATCCCGCCACGCTAACGCTGGACACCGCCGCCTTTGAGTTGGTGCGGGCCTTGAGCTGCGCCTTGGCCAATGCCGAAACCTGCGGCCAGCAGGCCCTGTACCATGCCTCTCAAGCCCTGTGCGTGCACTTGCTGGCACACGTGGGCGAGCCACCGATGGCAACGCCGCAGCGCGTCGCCTTGTCACCCTGGCAAGAGCGCCTGGCCAAGCAGACCATGCTTGAGCACCTGGGCAACGGCCTGTCGATCGCCCAGGTGGCCCGTACCTGTTCACTGTCGCGCAGCCACTTCTCCCGCGCGTTCAAGCAAACCACCGGCCTTGCCCCGCGCGACTGGCTGGTGCAGGCGCGGCTGGACAAGGCCAAGGCGTTGTTGAGCGAAAGCACCGCGAGCCTGTCGCAGATCAGCCTGGACTGCGGCTTTGCCGACCAGTCGCACTTCACCCGGGTGTTTGCCCGCGCCACCGGCAAGACGCCCTTCACCTGGCGGCGCTCGGCCTGA
- a CDS encoding trifunctional serine/threonine-protein kinase/ATP-binding protein/sensor histidine kinase — protein sequence MTLTPAVPEPVAGELAAPRREVAGFNDQWLQQLAWDLLQVDGEVARYRVKSVHSQRDWLIVRPAALPSEHVFRRIHHEYEFRQFLDPAWAVVPVALISTVDGPFLVLDETGGRCAHEVLGQALSIARFLRLAMGAAQALAQAHAAGVLHRDIKPGNLIEGRDGQVRLTAFSLSSHPALAPGTDTAAISGSLAYLAPEQAHGSQRADERSDLYALGVCLYEMLTGRLPFEGNDPVEWLHQHLAQAPMPIEQLRAQVPAPLRALVLKLLAKEPAGRYASAAALHADLRSCLVQWNEFQHIRGFEPGATHARGQNLSTSVLVGRELELALLHERVACCTASGEGEIILLQGPAGIGKSALVRQLHQDLVSGRTLFALGKFDASNKTLPYAALVLALRSLLRRALGEHPRVLAQWRERLTAAVGAEGALVLPLLPELALITGPLPEVRDVAPLGSRKGLDEALGNLVCAFAQPGTPLILFFDDVQGLGSDTLGILQALVQSRQAHLVLMGAARGATQDAAPAFQAFVRAAREHPGHLTEITLAPLDQAGVHQAVSALLGWEDAALWPLSRAIYEKSDGNPFFVQQIMRTLLEERLLVRGDYGWTWDRERMDTLPMADNVVELMVARIARLPRRSQYLLGLLALLGHRADCEEIARFSEWRAHSIRRFLEPAVQAGLLLEDRTGLSFSHDRVREAAYHLIPAQRRAREHTRLARALIKGLDPQQGHTQLFRIALHIQQADHTRLHAQDRCSFIDALLGAARRARETSALPFALQYLQLAQALGGEQRWALAPAQSHAVDYLYAQCLVHTGDYERAYACIDPLLARVTSLSQLSALYVLKVESLSLAGDYAGAVSSGLTGLLMFGIEFAAGEDDAHLHTAYGALQQALGERSIFSLLRHADLDNTFMAAALNLMAAMMVPVLFTQRNLSFLLLCRMTELTVRHGVSPASVRGLAWFGVVLADRFEAFEDGLRYTDLAIRLAAAKGLADTDASTLLALGRVSVWIRSLGFSLECGEKAFAAGRHEGRPSVSCYASHHIVNSLLVMGAPLAQVQDCIEEGRALAGQIDFRDCQLILDAQKWFVCTLRGELIDPQALLHLQRQAQNSVMAPARFCFWLLKGIVAFLHEDHGQAHECLGQAQALKWSMPSHIHLMELAMFSALNQAALGDAAQTLAAIAPQLRQLRRWADLNPQVFLDKLLIVEARVAQLEGDSLRALGLYESAIGQAAAGGFVQVQALAHELAAGCNQSLGLLTAARSHRYHARENYQRWGALSKVRHLEAGHRYLNNTLLDSRSSIDLLEGQQYLDLISVTKASQALSREIIFERLIDLLLANTLVHAGAQRGLMVLIRAGEPQLVATGQTGDHGIKVTLDATPLNPGLLPLSILYTVMRTGQTVALERAELDEQFSSDVFFKSHPGGSVLCLPLLKQGEVIGVLYLENALAGGVFSHGRVAMIELLAAQAAISLETSRLYAELLEENQRRRETESQLRTSQALLAIGQKIIHSGAFRWDSATDQAFWSDELFAVWGVARTEQPPSLETLVALLHPDDRQRFEAELDRARRTRLGFRHAFRVGATDGAIKHLEMLAEPAEDGVFMGVISDISERRTTEVALRNARAELARVSHTTVLGELAASIAHEINQPLVSIVSNASASVRWLQRQVPDVQEALEGLRDIAHDGKRAADIIHALQSLAKQKAANRRWVFLDDVIRQVLLLAAVEIEHKQVTVRTHLDTASHRVNVDCIQMQQVVLNLIVNGLDAMLAQPPAERVLNISSSAPCADQVVVMIEDTGPGVSEADSEKIFNAFYTTKPSGMGMGLAICRSIMNAQGGTLNVLRGRSGETLFVFTLPCA from the coding sequence ATGACCCTCACGCCAGCGGTGCCCGAACCCGTGGCTGGGGAATTGGCCGCACCGCGCCGCGAGGTGGCAGGCTTCAACGACCAATGGCTGCAGCAACTGGCATGGGACCTGTTGCAGGTGGACGGCGAGGTGGCCCGATACCGGGTCAAGTCCGTGCATTCGCAACGTGACTGGCTGATCGTGCGGCCCGCGGCGTTACCGTCCGAACACGTGTTCCGGCGCATCCATCATGAGTATGAGTTTCGCCAGTTCCTGGACCCGGCCTGGGCGGTGGTGCCGGTGGCCTTGATCAGCACCGTGGACGGGCCGTTTCTGGTGCTGGATGAAACGGGCGGGCGCTGCGCCCACGAAGTGCTCGGCCAGGCCTTGTCGATCGCGCGCTTCCTGCGCCTGGCCATGGGCGCCGCACAGGCGTTGGCGCAGGCCCATGCGGCAGGCGTGCTGCACCGCGACATCAAGCCTGGGAACCTGATCGAGGGCCGGGATGGCCAGGTGCGGCTCACCGCGTTTTCCCTGAGCAGCCACCCGGCACTGGCGCCGGGCACTGACACCGCGGCCATCAGCGGCAGCCTGGCGTACCTGGCGCCTGAACAGGCCCACGGCAGCCAGCGGGCCGATGAGCGCAGCGACCTGTACGCCCTGGGCGTGTGCCTGTACGAAATGCTCACCGGCCGACTGCCCTTCGAGGGCAATGACCCGGTGGAGTGGTTGCACCAGCACCTGGCGCAAGCACCGATGCCCATCGAGCAACTGCGCGCGCAGGTGCCGGCGCCGTTGCGGGCCCTGGTGCTCAAGTTGTTGGCCAAAGAGCCGGCAGGCCGCTACGCCAGCGCCGCAGCGTTGCACGCCGACCTGCGCTCGTGCCTGGTGCAGTGGAACGAATTTCAGCACATTCGCGGGTTTGAACCCGGCGCCACGCATGCGCGTGGGCAGAACCTGTCGACATCGGTGCTGGTTGGCCGTGAGCTGGAGTTGGCGCTGCTGCATGAGCGTGTCGCGTGCTGCACGGCCAGCGGCGAAGGCGAAATCATCCTGCTGCAGGGCCCGGCCGGCATTGGCAAGAGCGCGCTGGTGCGCCAGTTGCATCAAGACCTGGTCAGTGGCCGCACGTTGTTTGCCTTGGGCAAGTTTGACGCCTCGAACAAGACGCTGCCCTATGCCGCGCTGGTGTTGGCGCTGCGCTCGTTGCTGCGCCGCGCACTGGGCGAACACCCGCGCGTGCTGGCGCAGTGGCGCGAGCGGCTGACGGCGGCGGTGGGTGCCGAGGGGGCATTAGTATTGCCCTTGTTGCCGGAGTTGGCCCTGATCACCGGGCCCTTGCCCGAGGTTCGCGACGTGGCGCCCTTGGGTTCGCGCAAGGGGCTGGACGAGGCACTTGGTAACCTGGTCTGCGCGTTCGCTCAGCCGGGCACGCCACTCATCCTGTTTTTCGATGACGTGCAAGGGTTGGGCAGCGACACCCTGGGCATCCTGCAAGCCTTGGTGCAGTCGCGCCAGGCCCACCTGGTGCTGATGGGGGCGGCGCGTGGGGCGACGCAAGATGCCGCGCCGGCGTTCCAGGCCTTTGTTCGCGCGGCGCGCGAACACCCTGGCCACCTCACTGAAATAACCCTGGCACCGCTCGATCAAGCAGGCGTGCACCAGGCCGTCTCGGCGTTGCTGGGCTGGGAAGATGCCGCGTTGTGGCCGCTGAGCCGGGCGATTTACGAGAAGAGCGACGGTAATCCGTTTTTCGTCCAGCAAATCATGCGCACGCTGCTCGAAGAGCGGCTGCTGGTGCGCGGCGATTACGGCTGGACCTGGGATCGCGAACGCATGGACACGCTGCCGATGGCCGACAACGTGGTCGAGTTGATGGTGGCCCGGATCGCCCGACTGCCCCGGCGCAGCCAATACTTGTTGGGCTTGCTGGCCTTGCTGGGGCACCGCGCCGACTGCGAGGAAATCGCCCGTTTCAGCGAGTGGCGGGCGCACAGCATCCGGCGCTTTCTAGAACCTGCGGTGCAGGCCGGGCTGCTGCTGGAGGATCGCACCGGCTTATCGTTCAGCCACGATCGGGTCCGCGAAGCCGCCTATCACCTGATCCCCGCGCAACGCCGGGCCCGCGAGCATACACGCCTGGCGCGGGCGCTGATCAAGGGGCTGGACCCGCAGCAAGGGCACACCCAACTGTTTCGCATTGCCCTGCATATCCAGCAGGCCGACCACACACGGTTGCACGCCCAGGACAGGTGCTCGTTCATCGATGCGTTGCTGGGCGCCGCTCGCCGTGCCCGGGAAACCTCGGCCTTGCCGTTTGCCCTGCAATACCTGCAGCTGGCCCAGGCCCTGGGGGGCGAGCAGCGCTGGGCGCTGGCACCCGCGCAAAGCCATGCCGTGGACTACTTGTACGCGCAATGTCTGGTGCACACCGGCGACTATGAGCGCGCCTACGCCTGCATCGACCCGCTGCTGGCGCGGGTGACCTCGTTATCGCAGTTGTCGGCGCTGTATGTGCTCAAGGTCGAGTCCCTGTCGCTGGCAGGCGACTACGCTGGTGCGGTGAGTAGCGGGCTTACCGGCCTGCTGATGTTCGGCATCGAGTTTGCCGCAGGCGAGGATGACGCCCACCTGCATACGGCCTATGGGGCCTTGCAGCAAGCGTTGGGCGAGCGCTCGATTTTCTCCCTGTTGCGCCACGCGGACCTGGACAACACGTTCATGGCGGCGGCGCTCAACCTGATGGCGGCGATGATGGTGCCGGTGCTGTTCACCCAGCGCAACCTGTCGTTCCTGCTGTTGTGTCGAATGACCGAATTGACCGTGCGCCATGGCGTCAGCCCCGCCTCGGTGCGCGGCCTGGCCTGGTTTGGCGTGGTGCTGGCCGATCGGTTCGAGGCGTTCGAGGACGGCCTGCGCTACACCGACCTTGCCATTCGCCTGGCGGCGGCCAAGGGCCTGGCAGACACCGATGCCTCCACCCTGCTGGCGCTGGGCCGTGTCAGCGTGTGGATTCGCTCGCTGGGGTTTTCCCTGGAGTGCGGTGAAAAAGCCTTTGCCGCCGGGCGCCACGAAGGCCGGCCCAGTGTCAGTTGCTACGCCAGCCATCACATCGTCAACAGCCTGTTGGTAATGGGCGCGCCGCTAGCGCAGGTTCAGGACTGCATCGAGGAGGGCAGGGCGCTGGCCGGGCAGATCGACTTTCGTGACTGCCAATTGATCCTCGACGCGCAAAAATGGTTCGTGTGTACCCTGCGGGGCGAACTCATCGACCCGCAAGCGTTGTTGCACTTGCAGCGCCAGGCGCAGAACAGTGTCATGGCGCCGGCGCGCTTCTGTTTCTGGCTGCTCAAGGGCATCGTCGCCTTCCTGCACGAGGATCATGGCCAGGCGCATGAGTGCCTGGGCCAGGCGCAAGCGTTGAAGTGGAGCATGCCATCGCACATTCACCTGATGGAGCTGGCGATGTTCAGCGCCCTCAACCAGGCCGCTCTCGGCGATGCAGCGCAAACGCTGGCGGCCATCGCGCCGCAGTTGCGGCAACTGCGCCGCTGGGCTGACCTGAACCCGCAGGTGTTTCTCGACAAACTGTTGATCGTGGAGGCTCGCGTGGCGCAGTTGGAGGGCGACAGTTTGCGCGCACTGGGGTTGTACGAGTCGGCGATCGGCCAGGCCGCCGCCGGTGGGTTTGTCCAGGTACAGGCCTTGGCCCATGAGTTGGCGGCCGGTTGCAACCAGTCGCTGGGGCTGCTGACCGCTGCCCGCAGCCATCGCTACCATGCCCGCGAGAACTATCAGCGCTGGGGTGCCCTGAGCAAGGTCAGGCATTTGGAGGCGGGCCACCGCTACCTGAACAACACGTTGCTGGATTCGCGTTCCTCCATCGACCTGCTGGAAGGGCAGCAGTACCTGGACCTGATTTCGGTGACCAAGGCCTCCCAGGCGTTATCCCGGGAGATAATATTCGAACGGCTGATCGACCTGTTGCTGGCCAACACCCTGGTGCATGCCGGCGCCCAGCGCGGGCTGATGGTGCTGATCCGCGCTGGCGAGCCACAGTTGGTGGCCACCGGGCAGACAGGCGATCACGGCATCAAGGTGACCCTGGACGCGACCCCACTCAACCCCGGGCTGTTGCCACTGTCGATCCTCTACACGGTGATGCGCACCGGCCAGACCGTGGCGCTGGAGCGTGCCGAGCTTGACGAGCAGTTCAGCAGTGACGTGTTCTTCAAAAGCCACCCCGGCGGTTCGGTGTTGTGTTTGCCGCTGCTCAAGCAAGGCGAGGTGATCGGCGTGCTGTACCTGGAGAACGCCCTGGCCGGTGGCGTGTTCAGCCACGGCCGCGTCGCCATGATCGAACTGTTGGCGGCGCAGGCGGCGATTTCCCTGGAAACCTCCCGGCTGTACGCCGAACTGCTCGAGGAAAACCAGCGCCGGCGCGAGACCGAGTCGCAGTTGCGCACCAGCCAGGCGCTGCTGGCGATCGGGCAGAAGATCATTCACTCGGGGGCCTTCCGTTGGGATTCGGCCACCGACCAGGCGTTCTGGTCCGACGAACTGTTTGCCGTGTGGGGCGTGGCGCGTACCGAGCAGCCACCCAGCCTGGAAACATTGGTGGCGTTGCTGCACCCGGATGACCGCCAGCGTTTCGAGGCCGAACTGGACCGTGCCCGGCGCACGCGCCTGGGTTTTCGTCACGCGTTCAGGGTGGGCGCCACCGACGGTGCCATCAAGCACTTGGAAATGCTCGCCGAACCTGCCGAGGACGGCGTGTTCATGGGCGTGATCTCCGACATCAGCGAGCGGCGCACCACCGAAGTCGCGCTGCGCAATGCCCGCGCGGAACTGGCGCGGGTCAGCCATACCACGGTGCTGGGCGAACTGGCGGCGTCGATCGCCCACGAGATCAACCAGCCGCTGGTGTCGATCGTGTCCAATGCCAGCGCCAGCGTGCGCTGGCTGCAACGGCAGGTACCGGACGTTCAGGAAGCCCTGGAGGGCTTGCGTGACATCGCCCATGACGGCAAGCGCGCCGCCGATATCATTCATGCACTGCAGTCCCTGGCCAAGCAAAAGGCCGCCAACCGTCGGTGGGTGTTCCTGGACGATGTGATCCGCCAGGTGCTGTTGCTCGCCGCGGTGGAAATCGAGCACAAGCAGGTGACGGTGCGCACCCACCTGGACACCGCCAGCCACCGGGTGAACGTGGACTGCATCCAGATGCAGCAGGTGGTGCTCAACCTGATCGTCAACGGGCTGGACGCGATGCTGGCCCAGCCCCCGGCAGAGCGGGTGTTGAACATCAGCTCCAGCGCGCCGTGCGCCGATCAGGTGGTGGTGATGATCGAAGACACCGGGCCCGGGGTGAGCGAGGCCGACAGCGAGAAGATCTTCAACGCCTTCTACACCACCAAGCCCAGCGGCATGGGCATGGGCCTGGCGATCTGCCGATCGATCATGAACGCCCAGGGCGGCACCTTGAACGTGCTCAGGGGGCGTTCGGGCGAGACGCTGTTTGTCTTCACCTTACCCTGCGCGTAG
- a CDS encoding response regulator — translation MRASQKEAAAQVCIVDDDASVRKSLANLLKSAGYQTWAFASGEAFLASSALDQAACVLLDMRMEGLQGLEVQRLLTAAGKPIAVIGMSAHDDEAAVAKVLQAGARGFLRKPFTEDALLAAIASLAGPRA, via the coding sequence ATGCGCGCCAGCCAGAAAGAGGCCGCGGCCCAGGTGTGCATCGTCGACGACGACGCCTCGGTGCGCAAAAGCCTGGCCAACCTGCTCAAGTCTGCCGGCTACCAGACCTGGGCGTTTGCCAGTGGCGAGGCGTTCCTGGCCTCCAGTGCCCTGGACCAGGCGGCCTGCGTGTTGCTGGACATGCGCATGGAGGGCCTGCAGGGGCTCGAAGTGCAACGCCTGTTGACGGCGGCCGGCAAACCGATCGCGGTGATCGGCATGTCGGCGCATGACGATGAGGCGGCAGTCGCCAAGGTCTTGCAGGCCGGCGCCCGTGGCTTTCTGCGCAAACCCTTCACCGAGGATGCCCTGCTGGCGGCCATCGCGTCCCTGGCAGGCCCGCGCGCATGA